From Candidatus Hadarchaeales archaeon, one genomic window encodes:
- a CDS encoding ATPase, T2SS/T4P/T4SS family yields MGKAGPEGMKVEPFGPLLLAEVECHSCSGRATLSDPSCRECVFLPLLERKADGVVLKRSYHRLYSLSSFLEEWRSLRPLLSEREMLGLGRGKGCMDCLRERRKMVEDTLTFFLRTLEVPRPQAKGRGKGCLECTSRFTLFLKQLEGKYRSLLSLWKKDFYEIPRPFFSDCFILPFREKGRVLEEYSLKGGRGKVRIHEREDSPLPFYELDLPEFHLPEETMELLEEAFLEETEMEDAEEGWRRVLLKKGGGKYRGEELERLSSLLSSWTSYGILEALSKDEHLTDFLFPSPPELQPVRVIHERWDLCETGIHCSTSFLFSLAERLASRVGTSFDEVRPQLDVEVEELGLRIFLARDPALWKGVSMAVRKRREKTWTQPLFLQRRSLTPLASSFLSWAVRSGASAFIIGEVGSAKTSLLESLLPEVGREHHLICFQDTPELHVEELARCGYSVENVRIGRPEGLEKQIEAFLRGGPAYWFIAEVRSQEAVKAALGAAARRGSQPVVSSFHARSRREMYELICHILGLPPAVYKHVDLVVGTARFRGKEGTVRRVVEVSEVGREWKEEPEYSDLFSYDRRKDFLFPLSLLEGNERLLKRLSFRPRLEEVRDATKHLRFLPPEEGGSELVPSVCRREGKEEGEALEEILWEALMKTKLVELSSEDPSLLELEGVTRCYGKYFSLVRREGVGEKTFRMWLGWLREGG; encoded by the coding sequence ATGGGGAAGGCCGGACCCGAAGGGATGAAGGTCGAACCCTTTGGTCCCCTCCTTTTGGCGGAAGTGGAATGCCATTCCTGTTCGGGAAGGGCCACCCTCTCCGATCCCTCCTGCAGAGAGTGCGTGTTCCTTCCCCTCCTCGAAAGGAAGGCGGATGGAGTGGTGCTCAAGCGCTCCTATCATCGCCTTTACTCCCTTTCTTCTTTCCTCGAAGAATGGAGGTCACTCCGTCCCCTCCTCTCGGAACGCGAGATGCTCGGGTTGGGGAGGGGAAAGGGGTGCATGGATTGCCTGAGGGAAAGGAGGAAAATGGTGGAGGATACCCTCACCTTCTTCCTTAGAACTCTGGAAGTCCCCCGCCCCCAAGCCAAGGGAAGGGGCAAAGGATGCCTGGAGTGCACCTCCCGCTTCACCCTCTTCCTGAAGCAGCTGGAGGGGAAATACCGCTCCCTCCTCTCCCTCTGGAAGAAGGATTTCTACGAAATCCCACGTCCCTTCTTCTCCGACTGCTTCATCCTCCCCTTCAGGGAAAAGGGGAGAGTACTCGAGGAATACTCCCTCAAGGGGGGAAGGGGAAAGGTGAGGATCCACGAGAGGGAGGATTCCCCCCTCCCCTTTTACGAGCTCGACCTTCCCGAATTCCACCTTCCAGAGGAGACCATGGAACTCCTGGAGGAGGCCTTCCTGGAGGAAACGGAAATGGAGGACGCGGAGGAGGGATGGAGGAGGGTCCTCCTGAAAAAGGGAGGGGGGAAGTACAGAGGGGAGGAACTCGAGAGGCTTTCCTCCCTCCTCTCCTCCTGGACCTCCTACGGGATACTCGAAGCCCTGAGCAAGGACGAACATCTCACCGACTTCCTCTTCCCTTCCCCCCCAGAGCTCCAGCCCGTGAGGGTAATCCACGAGCGCTGGGACCTCTGTGAGACGGGCATCCATTGCTCCACTTCCTTCCTCTTCTCACTGGCGGAAAGACTGGCCTCCAGGGTGGGCACCTCCTTCGATGAGGTGAGACCCCAGCTCGACGTGGAAGTGGAGGAACTCGGTCTCAGGATTTTTTTGGCGAGGGATCCCGCCCTCTGGAAGGGAGTGAGCATGGCAGTGAGGAAGAGGAGGGAGAAAACCTGGACCCAACCCCTTTTCCTCCAGAGGAGGAGCCTCACACCCCTAGCCTCTTCCTTCCTCTCTTGGGCGGTGAGGAGTGGCGCCTCGGCCTTCATCATAGGGGAGGTAGGTAGTGCCAAAACCAGTCTCTTGGAAAGCCTCCTGCCCGAGGTGGGAAGGGAGCATCATTTGATCTGCTTCCAGGACACACCCGAACTCCACGTGGAGGAGCTGGCGAGGTGCGGCTATTCCGTGGAGAACGTGAGGATAGGGAGACCGGAGGGACTGGAAAAACAAATAGAGGCCTTCCTCAGGGGAGGGCCAGCTTACTGGTTCATCGCCGAGGTAAGGTCTCAAGAGGCCGTGAAGGCAGCCCTTGGAGCTGCCGCCAGGAGGGGGAGCCAACCCGTCGTGAGCAGCTTCCACGCGAGGAGCAGGAGGGAAATGTACGAACTCATTTGCCACATCCTCGGTCTTCCCCCAGCCGTTTACAAGCACGTGGACTTGGTGGTGGGAACCGCACGCTTCAGGGGAAAGGAGGGAACCGTGAGGAGGGTGGTGGAGGTTTCAGAAGTGGGGAGGGAATGGAAGGAGGAGCCCGAGTACTCGGATCTCTTCTCCTACGATCGGAGGAAGGATTTCCTCTTCCCCCTCTCCCTGCTGGAGGGAAACGAAAGGCTCCTGAAGAGGCTCTCCTTCCGTCCAAGACTGGAGGAGGTGAGAGATGCCACCAAGCACCTTCGCTTCCTCCCACCCGAAGAAGGGGGAAGCGAGCTCGTACCTTCCGTTTGCAGGAGGGAGGGAAAGGAGGAGGGAGAGGCCTTGGAGGAGATCCTGTGGGAGGCGCTGATGAAGACCAAGCTGGTGGAGCTTTCCTCGGAGGATCCCTCCCTCTTAGAACTCGAGGGAGTTACCAGGTGTTATGGGAAGTACTTCTCGCTGGTGAGGAGGGAAGGGGTGGGGGAGAAAACCTTCAGGATGTGGCTCGGGTGGCTGAGGGAAGGGGGATGA